A region from the Prionailurus viverrinus isolate Anna chromosome E2, UM_Priviv_1.0, whole genome shotgun sequence genome encodes:
- the FUT1 gene encoding galactoside alpha-(1,2)-fucosyltransferase 1 — protein sequence MEGRAAEPRIPESRVPGAAGCGLHLRSARSSLSKPAVALSPARSSAMWAPSQRQLCVAFLLVCVLSATLFLYVHQDLFPNGLALTALCPGRRPVPSPVAILCLSPNTSACPKPPASLSGTWTIHPDGRFGNQMGQYATLLALAQLNSRRAFILPAMHAALAPVFRITLPVLAPEVDSRTPWRELELHDWMSREYARLRDPLLKLTGFPCSWTFFHHLREQIRREFTLHDHLQREAQGVLSRLRLGPTGDRPRTFVGVHVRRGDYLRVMPHRWKGVVGDRAYLRQAMDWFRARHEDPVFVVTSNGMEWCRENMDTSRGDVIFAGDGQEGSPGRDFALLTQCNHTIMTIGTFGFWAAYLTGGDTVYLANFTLPDSNFLKIFKPEAAFLPEWVGINADLSPLRSLAGP from the exons ATGGAGGGGAGGGCTGCCGAGCCTAGGATCCCGGAGTCCCGGGTTCCGGGGGCGGCCGGATGTGGGCTGCACCTGCGGTCGGCGCGCTCCAGCCTCTCTAAGCCCGCTGTGGCTCTGTCACCCGCCAGGAGTTCAG CCATGTGGGCCCCCAGTCAACGGCAGCTCTGTGTGGCTTTCCTGCTAGTGTGTGTCCTTTCAGCCACCTTGTTCCTCTACGTCCACCAAGACCTCTTTCCCAACGGCCTGGCCCTGACGGCCCTGTGCCCAGGCCGCCGCCCGGTGCCATCCCCTGTGGCCatcctctgcctgtcccccaacACCTCCGCCTGCCCCAAGCCCCCCGCCTCCCTCTCGGGAACCTGGACCATCCACCCAGACGGCCGGTTCGGTAACCAGATGGGGCAGTACGCCACGCTCCTGGCCCTGGCCCAGCTCAACAGTCGCCGGGCCTTCATCCTGCCCGCCATGCACGCCGCCCTGGCCCCCGTGTTCCGCATCACCCTGCCGGTGCTGGCGCCCGAGGTGGACAGCCGCACGCCCTGGCGGGAGCTGGAGCTCCACGACTGGATGTCCCGGGAGTACGCCCGCCTGAGGGACCCCTTGCTGAAGCTCACCGGCTTTCCCTGCTCCTGGACTTTCTTCCACCACCTCCGGGAGCAGATCCGCAGGGAATTCACGCTGCACGACCACCTTCAGCGAGAGGCCCAGGGTGTGCTGAGCCGGCTCCGCCTGGGCCCCACCGGGGACCGCCCTCGCACCTTCGTGGGCGTCCACGTGCGCCGCGGGGACTACCTGCGGGTCATGCCCCACCGCTGGAAGGGGGTGGTAGGCGACCGCGCTTACCTCCGGCAGGCTATGGACTGGTTCCGGGCACGGCACGAAGACCCCGTCTTTGTGGTCACCAGCAACGGCATGGAGTGGTGCCGGGAAAACATGGACACGTCCCGTGGGGATGTGATCTTTGCCGGCGACGGGCAGGAGGGCTCGCCGGGGAGGGACTTCGCGCTGCTCACACAGTGCAACCACACCATCATGACCATTGGCACTTTTGGCTTCTGGGCCGCCTACCTGACCGGTGGGGACACCGTCTACCTGGCCAACTTCACCCTGCCCGACTCCAACTTCCTGAAGATCTTTAAGCCCGAGGCTGCCTTCTTGCCCGAGTGGGTGGGCATTAATGCAGACTTGTCTCCCCTCCGCTCGTTGGCTGGGCCTTGA
- the FGF21 gene encoding fibroblast growth factor 21 has product MGWDEAGSQHLGLWVLMMLGVFFPEACQAHPIPDSSPLLQFGGQVRQRFLYTDDAQETEVHLEIKADGTVVGTARRSPESLLELKALKPGVIQILGVKTSRFLCQGPDGTLYGSLRFDPAACSFRELLLEDGYNIYHSETLGLPLRLPPHNSPYRDSAPRAPARFLPLPGLLPAPPEPPGILAPEPPDVGSSDPLSMVGPSQGRSPSYAS; this is encoded by the exons ATGGGCTGGGACGAGGCCGGGTCCCAGCACCTGGGACTGTGGGTCCTGATGATGCTGGGGGTCTTTTTCCCAGAAGCCTGCCAGGCACACCCTATCCCTgactccagccccctcctccaatTCGGGGGCCAAGTTCGACAGCGGTTCCTCTACACGGACGATGCCCAGGAGACAGAGGTCCACCTCGAGATCAAGGCTGATGGCACAGTGGTGGGGACCGCTCGCCGGAGCCCTGAGA GTCTCTTGGAGCTAAAAGCCCTGAAGCCGGGAGTAATTCAAATCTTGGGGGTCAAAACGTCCAGGTTCCTGTGCCAGGGCCCAGATGGGACACTGTATGGATCG CTCCGCTTTGACCCGGCAGCCTGCAGCTTCCGGGAACTGCTTCTGGAGGACGGATACAACATCTACCACTCGGAGACCCTCGGGCTCCCACTCCGCCTGCCCCCCCACAACTCCCCATACCGGGACTCGGCCCCCCGGGCGCCTGCCCGCTTCCTGCCACTGCCAGGCCTGCTGCCGGCACCCCCGGAGCCTCCAGGGATCCTGGCCCCCGAGCCCCCGGACGTGGGCTCCTCGGACCCTCTGAGCATGGTGGGGCCTTCCCAGGGCCGAAGTCCCAGCTACGCTTCCTGA